In Nasonia vitripennis strain AsymCx chromosome 2, Nvit_psr_1.1, whole genome shotgun sequence, a genomic segment contains:
- the LOC116416159 gene encoding uncharacterized protein LOC116416159 isoform X3 — translation MDSSTILNIYMTDEAMEELEDRNPTTNIVGYVDAIMAPSPAGATKDILFKFILSNDRKRIPIFIWNPLLINKYYKEICSSRVVDINGGFCRAVNRTLKDDLIPYEIVIKENTQLFLGYHSLSGVKTNEVQKSTFDTIHALQGLIEISGHIRTKFYLNHNRSGQISYGLGAITNGVKKITIQVKQFVESQLELGDFVTVTGTVQGQA, via the exons ATGGACTCTTctacaatattaaatatatatatgaccGATGAGGCAATGGAGGAGTTGGAAGATCGTAATCCAACCAC AAACATCGTAGGATATGTAGACGCAATTATGGCTCCTTCTCCAGCTGGCGCAACTAAagatatattatttaaatttattctgtCAAATGACAGAAAAAGAATTCCAATCTTCATATGGAATCCGCTTCttatcaataaatattataaagaGATATGTTCTAGTAGG GTAGTTGATATCAATGGTGGTTTCTGCCGAGCAGTTAATAGAACCTTGAAAGATGATTTGATTCCATATGAAAtagtaataaaagaaaatacacaACTTTTTTTGGGATATCACTCGTTGTCAGGTGTAAAGACAAATGAAGTCCAAAAGTCAACTTTTGATACGATACACGCCCTTCAGGGATTAATCG aaatttctgGTCACATACGTACCAAATTTTACTTAAATCACAACCGAAGTGGACAGATTTCTTACGGCTTAGGAGCCATTACAAATGGGGTTAAGAAAATAACAATTCAGGTAAAGCAGTTTGTGGAGAGTCAATTGGAATTGGGTGATTTTGTTACTGTGACAGGAACTGTGCAAGGGCAAG CATGA
- the LOC116416159 gene encoding uncharacterized protein LOC116416159 isoform X2 yields the protein MDSSTILNIYMTDEAMEELEDRNPTTNIVGYVDAIMAPSPAGATKDILFKFILSNDRKRIPIFIWNPLLINKYYKEICSSRVVDINGGFCRAVNRTLKDDLIPYEIVIKENTQLFLGYHSLSGVKTNEVQKSTFDTIHALQGLIEISGHIRTKFYLNHNRSGQISYGLGAITNGVKKITIQVKQFVESQLELGDFVTVTGTVQGQESENISSS from the exons ATGGACTCTTctacaatattaaatatatatatgaccGATGAGGCAATGGAGGAGTTGGAAGATCGTAATCCAACCAC AAACATCGTAGGATATGTAGACGCAATTATGGCTCCTTCTCCAGCTGGCGCAACTAAagatatattatttaaatttattctgtCAAATGACAGAAAAAGAATTCCAATCTTCATATGGAATCCGCTTCttatcaataaatattataaagaGATATGTTCTAGTAGG GTAGTTGATATCAATGGTGGTTTCTGCCGAGCAGTTAATAGAACCTTGAAAGATGATTTGATTCCATATGAAAtagtaataaaagaaaatacacaACTTTTTTTGGGATATCACTCGTTGTCAGGTGTAAAGACAAATGAAGTCCAAAAGTCAACTTTTGATACGATACACGCCCTTCAGGGATTAATCG aaatttctgGTCACATACGTACCAAATTTTACTTAAATCACAACCGAAGTGGACAGATTTCTTACGGCTTAGGAGCCATTACAAATGGGGTTAAGAAAATAACAATTCAGGTAAAGCAGTTTGTGGAGAGTCAATTGGAATTGGGTGATTTTGTTACTGTGACAGGAACTGTGCAAGGGCAAG